From the genome of Gavia stellata isolate bGavSte3 chromosome 3, bGavSte3.hap2, whole genome shotgun sequence, one region includes:
- the GPR20 gene encoding G-protein coupled receptor 20: MPTSSTQLPALDSSNSTQQPNSSIYLFSKFIHPDKELYTEFYSLWIALMVVNAIIFLVGVVLNSLALYVFCFRTKTKTTSVIYTINLIVTDLLVGFSLPVRIIMFYSAGDCLNCSFVHIFGYFVNMYCSILFLTCICVDRYLAIVQVEASRKWRNPTCAKGICIFIWIFATVVTFSILTMAIQFAACCLSKILVLMVCEYFFPLIIIIFFTTRIMCALSKPSLMHQSRERRMRAVQLLITVLVIFMICFTPFHVRQVAISINPDMSHDVSLLVYHVTVTLSSLNSCMDPIVYCFVTNNFQSTMKNIFRKTEPEQTSVDILGTNKNSKGSNAIIAFSNTIGSPMSLPSPSSVQI, encoded by the coding sequence ATGCCGACCTCCTCCACCCAGCTGCCAGCCCTTGACTCTAGCAACTCCACCCAGCAACCCAACTCCAGCATCTACTTGTTCTCCAAGTTCATCCACCCCGACAAAGAACTATACACAGAATTTTATAGCCTGTGGATTGCCCTGATGGTAGTCAATGCCATCATTTTCCTGGTGGGTGTTGTGCTGAACAGCTTGGCGCTGTATGTCTTCTGCTTCCGTACCAAGACAAAAACCACCTCTGTTATTTACACCATCAACTTGATTGTTACTGATCTCTTGGTGGGCTTTTCCTTGCCTGTCCGGATCATCATGTTCTATAGTGCAGGGGACTGCCTGAATTGTTCTTTTGTTCATATCTTTGGCTACTTTGTCAACATGTACTGCAGCATCCTCTTCTTGACGTGCATCTGTGTTGACCGCTATCTGGCCATTGTACAGGTGGAGGCCTCACGTAAATGGAGGAACCCCACCTGTGCCAAGGGGATTTGCATCTTCATTTGGATCTTTGCCACTGTGGTGACTTTCTCCATCCTGACCATGGCAATACAGTTTGCTGCATGCTGCCTTTCCAAGATTCTGGTCCTGATGGTCTGCGAGTACTTCTTCCCCCTCATCATAATCATCTTCTTCACCACCAGGATTATGTGTGCTCTGTCCAAGCCCAGCCTCATGCACCAGAGTCGGGAGAGGAGAATGAGGGCTGTGCAACTCCTTATCACCGTCCTCGTCATCTTCATGATCTGCTTCACTCCTTTTCACGTGCGACAGGTAGCAATCTCCATCAACCCAGACATGTCCCATGATGTCAGCCTCCTCGTCTACCATGTGACAGTGACTCTGAGTAGCCTCAACAGCTGCATGGACCCCATTGTCTACTGCTTTGTCACCAATAACTTCCAGTCAACCATGAAAAACATCTTCAGGAAAACTGAGCCAGAGCAAACCAGTGTGGACATCCTGGGTACGAACAAGAACTCCAAGGGCTCCAATGCAATCATTGCCTTCTCAAACACAATAGGAAGCCCCATGAGCTTGCCGTCACCAAGCAGTGTCCAGATATAA